In Paraburkholderia flava, one genomic interval encodes:
- a CDS encoding c-type cytochrome has translation MNRLLIASLTMFAATHAFADVDAAEAQGIASKNMCFSCHAVDHKVVGPAYHDVGEKYKGDAAAMAILMKKVKGGGSGVWGAVPMPPNPGISDADLKVVLTWVLAGAPKQ, from the coding sequence ATGAATCGACTGCTCATCGCCAGCCTGACGATGTTTGCCGCCACCCACGCTTTTGCCGATGTCGATGCCGCAGAGGCGCAGGGAATTGCCAGCAAGAATATGTGCTTCAGCTGTCACGCCGTCGACCACAAGGTCGTCGGTCCCGCTTATCACGATGTCGGGGAAAAATACAAAGGAGATGCTGCGGCCATGGCCATCCTCATGAAGAAGGTCAAGGGCGGTGGGTCGGGCGTGTGGGGCGCGGTTCCGATGCCACCAAATCCAGGCATCAGCGACGCTGACCTGAAGGTGGTGCTGACTTGGGTGCTAGCCGGCGCCCCGAAACAATAA
- the moaA gene encoding GTP 3',8-cyclase MoaA, with amino-acid sequence MSLTARRVIPIHVTTRLPVAVRSALAEGETLDMLGRPLRDLRISLTDRCNFRCTYCMPKDVFNKDYQYLARAQTLSFEEIERLARAAVSLGVEKIRLTGGEPLLRKGIEVLVAQLSQLRTPDGGPVDVTMTTNGSLLARKAVALREAGMTRITVSLDALDQHTFSAMSGSDSKVEAVLDGIETARQLGFSPVKVNTVVRRGVNEDQIIPIVQRFKGTGVTPRFIEFMDVGSTNHWELREVVPSAELVRRIGAVFPLAPSGARPGRATSRTFDFRDGSGRVGFISSVTEPFCADCSRLRLTADGRLFTCLFGAESLDVRTVLRSGEGNLAGILRGVWRERSDRYSETRGESGAMRTERHAEMSVLGG; translated from the coding sequence ATGTCGTTGACAGCACGGCGGGTCATTCCCATTCACGTGACAACGCGTCTGCCTGTCGCGGTACGAAGTGCATTGGCTGAAGGGGAAACGCTCGACATGCTTGGCCGCCCTCTACGCGACCTGCGCATTTCACTAACCGACCGGTGCAACTTCCGCTGCACATACTGCATGCCGAAGGACGTGTTCAACAAAGATTATCAGTACCTTGCCCGAGCGCAGACTCTGTCGTTCGAGGAAATCGAGCGGCTGGCACGCGCTGCTGTATCACTCGGTGTTGAAAAGATACGTCTTACGGGTGGCGAGCCGCTGCTGCGGAAGGGTATTGAGGTGCTGGTCGCCCAACTGTCCCAGCTTCGAACCCCGGATGGCGGCCCCGTGGATGTGACGATGACGACCAACGGCTCGTTGCTCGCCAGAAAAGCAGTTGCCCTGCGCGAAGCCGGGATGACCCGAATCACCGTGAGCCTTGACGCTCTCGACCAGCACACGTTCAGCGCAATGAGCGGCAGTGATAGCAAGGTAGAGGCGGTACTTGATGGAATCGAAACGGCGCGACAACTCGGCTTCTCGCCGGTCAAGGTGAACACGGTTGTCAGGCGCGGCGTCAACGAGGACCAGATTATCCCGATTGTCCAACGATTCAAAGGCACGGGAGTAACGCCGCGCTTCATCGAGTTTATGGATGTGGGAAGCACCAATCATTGGGAACTGCGTGAAGTCGTTCCCTCTGCAGAACTCGTTCGGCGGATTGGTGCGGTGTTTCCTTTGGCGCCATCTGGTGCGCGCCCCGGACGTGCGACCTCGCGCACATTCGATTTTCGCGACGGCTCTGGCCGTGTTGGGTTCATATCGAGTGTCACGGAACCGTTTTGCGCGGATTGCAGCCGGCTGAGGCTGACCGCGGATGGGAGGCTCTTCACATGCCTTTTTGGCGCGGAAAGCCTCGACGTGCGCACGGTACTTCGCAGCGGTGAGGGTAATCTTGCCGGGATATTGCGTGGCGTCTGGCGCGAGAGGTCCGACCGCTATTCTGAGACGCGCGGCGAATCTGGAGCGATGCGGACGGAGCGCCATGCCGAAATGTCGGTACTCGGAGGCTGA